The genomic interval GGAAGAAGTTGGTAGCAAACAGCCATCGCATTCCCCCAATTCCCCTTATCACTTCACAGCCAGACCGACTGCACTCGCCGCTTTGTTGTTTGTCCCTCCAGGGCTGATTGAGCAGCGCGTGACTGACAGCCCGCGGGGGTGTTGTCCAATCAGCGGTCTGCCCCGCGCCCAATGGGTGAGTCCGCGCGCCTATTGGCTGAGGCGAGTGTGGGAAAGAATGCAGAGAGGGTTTCACACGAACTGGGAGCATGCGATCTATCTATAAATACCGCTGGCGTGTGGCGGTGGGAGACTTGACTTGCTTTACGCAGGCGTACGCCACACACGCTCGTGTACTCATATGACAGTTCAGTGACCAGAAGTGACATAGCTCATCAGTGGGACTTATCCACTCCCCTGTGTCAAGCATATCGCTATATCATAGCTTCACTGTCTTTGGTAGTTCAATTGACGGACGACTATTTCAACGCTGAAGGGAATATACACACTTTCTTCAACTTTGGCTTTACGTTTAACTTCAAGATGCCAGCCGATACCATGGAGAAAACCACAGCATCCCCAATTGCTGGGGCTCCTGCCAGCGGATCCCATACACCGGACAAACCAAAAAATGCCAGTGAGCACAGAAAGGTAAATAGAGTGTAATAATGTTACCTCCATAAAAAAGCAGGCTAATAAAAATCTTCAGACAAATGTTAGGCTAAACTTTTGTGAACTTAAAAACTTTGGCTAACTTTAGGTGAGCTAAACAGCTGGCTGTAAGCTAGCCCAACGTTAACGTTTTAGTTTATTCCGGGCATTTAAGGTAATTTATCAGCTAAGCTCGTTGATGAACAAAGCCTAACAAGCTGACatggtttttgtttttgcttttctcTTTCAGTCGTCAAAACCTATCATGGAAAAACGCCGCAGAGCAAGAATAAATGAAAGCCTGGGTCAACTGAAGACCCTCATCCTTGATGCACTTAAGAAAGATGTAAGTGGCTGATAAACATTTCCAGTCATATGCCAACTAGGCTAACTTTATAATTATAAACGCGTACCACTTAGTCAGTTAAATTGCTCCGACCTAATGCATTTCGTGTTTTATTCACAGAGCTCCAGACATTCTAAGTTGGAGAAAGCTGATATTCTGGAGATGACAGTGAAACACTTGCGGAACCTGCAGCGAGTGCAGATGACCGGTAAGTTCAGAGTTTGCGATGCGTGCCCTTTCCGTCGGCCTAGGCTAGAACGATGGTCAAAATAATTACATTGGTTACAGTTAGAATAGGTTTCTCATAATAATAGGTAGGAGATTAATCAGTTAGGCCAGACCTCTAACGATATGCCTCTCTTGTTCAGCAGCTCTGTCAGCTGACACTGCCGTCCTGAGCAAATATCGTGCAGGATTCAACGAATGCATGAATGAGGTGACCCGCTTCTTGTCCACCTGTGAAGGAGTGAACACCGAAGTCCGGTCTCGCCTCCTCAATCACCTATCAGGGTGCTTGGGACAGATGATTGCCATGAACTACCCACAGCCATCTCCATCGCAGCAAGCTCACCTGGCGCAGCCTCTTCACGTGCAGCTACCGTCAACTTTGCCCATCAACAGCGCCTCTCCAGTGGGTTGCAAACTCAGCCCCTCAGAGGCAGTGTCACCGAAA from Alosa alosa isolate M-15738 ecotype Scorff River chromosome 4, AALO_Geno_1.1, whole genome shotgun sequence carries:
- the her9 gene encoding hairy-related 9 isoform X2, whose product is MPADTMEKTTASPIAGAPASGSHTPDKPKNASEHRKSSKPIMEKRRRARINESLGQLKTLILDALKKDSSRHSKLEKADILEMTVKHLRNLQRVQMTALSADTAVLSKYRAGFNECMNEVTRFLSTCEGVNTEVRSRLLNHLSGCLGQMIAMNYPQPSPSQQAHLAQPLHVQLPSTLPINSASPVGCKLSPSEAVSPKVFGGFQLVPATDGQFAFLIPNPAFASASTPVIPLYANAGVPVTVNASPIHASSAPTAASPVQGMTSFASVSQAVSPVSVNAGTDGEPVWRPW
- the her9 gene encoding hairy-related 9 isoform X1 translates to MPADTMEKTTASPIAGAPASGSHTPDKPKNASEHRKSSKPIMEKRRRARINESLGQLKTLILDALKKDSSRHSKLEKADILEMTVKHLRNLQRVQMTAALSADTAVLSKYRAGFNECMNEVTRFLSTCEGVNTEVRSRLLNHLSGCLGQMIAMNYPQPSPSQQAHLAQPLHVQLPSTLPINSASPVGCKLSPSEAVSPKVFGGFQLVPATDGQFAFLIPNPAFASASTPVIPLYANAGVPVTVNASPIHASSAPTAASPVQGMTSFASVSQAVSPVSVNAGTDGEPVWRPW